One region of Betaproteobacteria bacterium genomic DNA includes:
- the metF gene encoding methylenetetrahydrofolate reductase [NAD(P)H] — MTTPRTRTYSFEFFPPNTQEGREKLRMTTRQLAQLGPEFFSVTYGAGGSTRDRTLETVLDIQASGHAAAPHVSCIASTRDSIRETLTRYRDSGIRHLVALRGDLPSGLATAGEFRYAYELVEFIRHEFGQQFVIEVAAYPEYHPQARNALEDLRNFKRKIDAGADSAITQYFFNPDCYFHFVDECEAMGIDIPIVPGIMPINRFSQLARFSDACGAEIPRWIRNKLEAYGDDVDAVRAFGLDVVTALCDRLLQQGAPGLHFYTLNQAGATTTIWQRLGL; from the coding sequence ATGACTACTCCCCGAACCCGTACTTACAGCTTCGAGTTCTTCCCGCCTAACACCCAAGAGGGACGCGAGAAGCTGCGCATGACCACGCGCCAGCTGGCTCAGCTCGGCCCGGAGTTCTTTTCGGTGACCTACGGCGCGGGCGGGTCCACGCGCGACCGCACGCTCGAAACGGTGCTCGACATCCAGGCAAGCGGCCATGCGGCCGCGCCCCACGTGTCCTGCATCGCGTCCACCCGGGACAGCATTCGCGAAACGCTCACGCGCTATCGGGATAGCGGCATACGCCATCTGGTCGCGCTGCGTGGCGACCTGCCCTCCGGGCTCGCCACCGCCGGCGAGTTCCGCTACGCCTACGAGCTGGTCGAGTTCATTCGGCACGAATTCGGCCAGCAGTTCGTCATCGAGGTCGCAGCCTATCCCGAGTACCATCCGCAGGCGCGCAACGCGCTGGAGGATCTGCGCAACTTCAAGCGCAAGATCGACGCCGGCGCCGATTCCGCGATCACGCAGTACTTCTTCAACCCCGACTGCTACTTCCACTTCGTCGACGAGTGCGAAGCGATGGGAATCGACATTCCGATCGTTCCGGGCATCATGCCGATCAACCGCTTCTCGCAGCTCGCGCGCTTCTCCGATGCCTGCGGCGCCGAGATCCCGCGCTGGATCCGCAACAAGCTGGAGGCGTACGGCGACGATGTCGATGCGGTGCGTGCGTTTGGCCTGGACGTGGTCACGGCGCTATGCGACCGGCTGCTCCAGCAGGGCGCCCCGGGGCTTCATTTCTACACACTCAACCAGGCGGGCGCGACGACGACGATCTGGCAGCGGCTCGGCTTGTAA